In Piliocolobus tephrosceles isolate RC106 chromosome 6, ASM277652v3, whole genome shotgun sequence, the following are encoded in one genomic region:
- the MAX gene encoding protein max isoform X3 has product MLFWSSKGKARADQVVCSWGIHFSSSLMEDASKRKFRALEKARSSAQLQTNYPSSDNSLYTNAKGSTISAFDGGSDSSSESEPEEPQSRKKLRMEAS; this is encoded by the exons ATGCTCTTCTGGAGCAGCAAG GGGAAAGCGAGAGCTGATCAAGTTGTTTGTTCCTGGGGAATtcacttctcttcctccctcatgGAAGATGCAAGTAAAAGGAAAT TCCGTGCACTGGAGAAGGCGAGGTCAAGTGCCCAACTGCAGACCAACTACCCCTCCTCAGACAACAGCCTCTACACCAACGCCAAGGGCAGCACCATCTCTGCCTTCGATGGGGGCTCGGACTCCAGCTCGGAGTCTGAGCCTGAAGAGCCCCAAAGCAGGAAGAAGCTCCGGATGGAGGCCAGCTAA